One window of the Salvia splendens isolate huo1 chromosome 1, SspV2, whole genome shotgun sequence genome contains the following:
- the LOC121761373 gene encoding uncharacterized protein LOC121761373, whose protein sequence is MQNRQEMRCGNEKHEEEKEAPLMALNHVSRVCRSVEESVEFYTKVLGFVLIKRPESLHFDGAWLFNYGIGIHLVQSKDEDKLPRDKDCLDPMDNHISFQCEDMEAMVKKLKEMNIKYMKRRVGEQEGAAIDQLFFKDRDGFMIEICNCENLKLVPQRSIGRIKLPFDKHNPPIELPTHQQDMLLGDL, encoded by the exons ATGCAGAACCGACAAGAAATGAGATGTGGTAATGAGAAGCATGAAGAGGAGAAAGAGGCCCCTTTGATGGCGCTGAATCATGTCTCTAGGGTTTGCCGATCGGTGGAGGAGTCTGTTGAATTCTACACCAAGGTTCTCGGGTTCGTGCTGATCAAGCGGCCCGAGTCCTTACATTTCGACGGCGCCTGGCTCTTCAACTACGGTATCGGCATCCACTTGGTGCAGTCCAAGGACGAGGACAAGCTTCCCCGAGATAAGGACTGTCTGGATCCCATGGATAACCATATCTCGTTTCAG TGCGAGGATATGGAGGCTATGGTGAAGAAGCTGAAGGAGATGAACATTAAGTACATGAAGAGGAGAGTGGGAGAGCAAGAAGGCGCGGCCATCGACCAGCTGTTCTTCAAAGATCGGGATGGATTTATGATTGAGATTTGTAACTGCGAGAATCTGAAGCTCGTTCCGCAGCGTTCCATCGGCCGGATCAAGCTTCCCTTCGACAAGCATAATCCGCCCATCGAGCTCCCAACTCATCAACAAGATATGCTTCTTGGTGACCTCTAG